A section of the Phaseolus vulgaris cultivar G19833 chromosome 8, P. vulgaris v2.0, whole genome shotgun sequence genome encodes:
- the LOC137825546 gene encoding uncharacterized protein: MPNSPVKSVMLTVQEPSSRKKTGKDDKITEGDAPQNSVTFVYQTKVGESLRSVTVSWCKDPTDHFLAMSVDNTLEENKFSCKIDLESGQSWGKKGLRSFEIAGARVDIYWDLRHAKFSTSPQPNSGYYIALVYKKEVLLLLGDLENDALVRTKSKPSPEEATLVCKRDNVYGKKMFCTRAILEDGKTEHDVVIETSLSGPDDPEMWIIIDGMLTSRIMNLHWRFRGNEIVMVNNLPVQIFWDVHDWLFTNDLGPGPAFFVFKPGFLETSSDPISTECPERTGDSSTDELLEENSSSTGFCHFLYAWRTA; this comes from the coding sequence ATGCCTAATTCTCCTGTGAAATCTGTGATGTTAACCGTGCAAGAACCATCATCCAGGAAGAAAACAGGCAAGGATGATAAAATCACAGAAGGAGATGCCCCTCAGAATTCTGTCACCTTTGTTTATCAAACCAAAGTAGGAGAATCATTGCGAAGTGTAACAGTTTCATGGTGCAAGGACCCCACAGATCATTTCCTTGCCATGAGCGTGGATAACACATTGGAAGAAAACAAATTCTCCTGCAAGATTGATTTGGAATCAGGGCAGTCTTGGGGGAAAAAGGGTCTCAGGTCCTTTGAAATAGCAGGTGCAAGAGTAGACATTTACTGGGATCTTCGACATGCAAAATTCTCTACAAGTCCACAGCCTAACTCAGGCTATTACATTGCCTTGGTTTACAAGAAAGAGGTGCTTTTGTTGTTGGGAGATTTGGAGAATGATGCTTTGGTAAGAACCAAATCAAAACCATCCCCAGAAGAGGCTACCTTGGTATGCAAGAGAGACAATGTGTATGGGAAGAAGATGTTTTGTACCAGAGCCATTCTGGAAGATGGTAAGACAGAACATGATGTTGTGATTGAGACTTCCCTTTCTGGCCCTGATGATCCAGAAATGTGGATTATCATAGATGGTATGTTGACCAGCAGAATAATGAACTTGCATTGGAGATTCAGAGGGAATGAAATAGTGATGGTGAACAATTTGCCAGTGCAAATCTTTTGGGATGTGCATGATTGGCTTTTTACAAATGACCTTGGTCCAGGCCCTGCATTCTTTGTTTTCAAGCCAGGCTTTTTGGAAACTAGTAGTGATCCTATTAGCACAGAATGCCCAGAAAGAACTGGGGATAGCAGCACAGATGAACTGCTAGAGGAGAATTCATCCTCCACAGGATTTTGCCACTTTCTGTATGCTTGGAGAACTGCTTGA